The Streptomyces sp. NBC_00162 genome window below encodes:
- a CDS encoding acyl-CoA dehydrogenase family protein, translated as MAATTHTVTNQAPPLVGHDVYGGDRALTEGVERHLASADPELLGEVREELTLLGRAAGSAQAQEWGRLANENPPKLRTHDRYGNRIDEVEFHPAWHRLLGKAVSSGLTDAWGRPAGHLRRAAGFFVWSQAEAGHGCPVSMTHAAVPALRADPGLAAEWEPRLTSHVYEEGLAPAAQKSGVLFGMGMTEKQGGSDVRANTTAAVPLDASGEYVLTGHKWFCSAPMSDGFLVLAQAPGGLTCFLVPRVLPDGTRNVFAIQRLKDKLGNRSNASSEVEFDGTWARRVGEEGRGVRTIIEMVAATRLDCVIGSASLMRQALTQAAHHAEHRSAFGAPLIDQPLMRNVLADLALESEAATTLTLRLAAAYDAGTDQEKAFLRLAVPAAKYWVTKRCTPMVAEALECLGGNGYVEESGLPRLLRESPLNSIWEGSGNVQALDVLRALQREPQALNAFLQEVGQARGADHRLDSAIKDLLTELADLEGIEARARRVVERMALVLQGSLLVRWAPPEVADAFCASRLGGDWGAAFGTLPHSLDLGAVVERARITGGE; from the coding sequence ATGGCAGCCACCACCCACACAGTCACCAACCAGGCCCCGCCCCTCGTGGGCCACGACGTCTACGGGGGCGACCGGGCCCTCACCGAGGGCGTGGAGCGGCATCTCGCCTCCGCGGACCCCGAACTCCTCGGCGAGGTGCGGGAGGAGCTCACCCTCCTCGGCCGCGCCGCCGGTTCCGCGCAGGCCCAGGAGTGGGGCCGGCTGGCGAACGAGAATCCACCCAAGTTGCGGACGCACGACCGGTACGGGAACCGGATCGACGAGGTGGAGTTCCATCCCGCCTGGCACCGGCTGCTCGGGAAGGCCGTGTCCTCCGGGCTCACCGACGCCTGGGGCCGGCCGGCCGGGCACCTGCGGCGCGCCGCCGGGTTCTTCGTGTGGTCCCAGGCCGAGGCCGGGCACGGCTGCCCGGTCTCGATGACGCACGCCGCCGTGCCGGCGCTGCGGGCCGATCCCGGGCTGGCCGCCGAGTGGGAGCCGCGGCTGACCTCGCACGTGTACGAGGAGGGGCTGGCGCCGGCCGCGCAGAAGAGCGGCGTGCTCTTCGGCATGGGGATGACGGAGAAGCAGGGCGGCAGCGACGTACGGGCGAACACGACGGCCGCGGTGCCGCTGGACGCTTCGGGCGAGTACGTGCTGACCGGGCACAAGTGGTTCTGCTCGGCGCCGATGTCCGACGGGTTCCTGGTGCTGGCGCAGGCTCCGGGAGGGCTGACCTGCTTCCTGGTGCCGCGGGTGCTGCCGGACGGCACGCGCAACGTCTTCGCGATCCAGCGGCTGAAGGACAAGCTGGGCAACCGGTCGAACGCGTCGAGCGAGGTGGAGTTCGACGGGACCTGGGCGCGGCGGGTGGGCGAGGAGGGCCGGGGGGTGCGGACCATCATCGAGATGGTCGCGGCGACCCGGCTGGACTGTGTCATCGGCTCGGCCTCGCTGATGCGGCAGGCCCTGACGCAGGCCGCTCACCATGCGGAGCACCGCTCTGCTTTCGGAGCACCGCTCATCGACCAGCCGCTGATGCGCAACGTCCTCGCCGACCTCGCCCTGGAATCGGAGGCGGCGACCACCCTGACCCTGCGGCTCGCGGCCGCCTACGACGCCGGGACCGACCAGGAGAAGGCCTTCCTGCGCCTCGCCGTGCCCGCCGCCAAATACTGGGTGACCAAGCGCTGTACGCCGATGGTCGCGGAGGCCCTGGAGTGTCTGGGCGGCAACGGCTACGTCGAGGAGTCCGGACTGCCGAGACTGCTGCGCGAATCCCCGCTGAACTCCATCTGGGAGGGCTCGGGCAACGTCCAGGCCCTGGACGTGCTGCGCGCCCTGCAGCGGGAACCGCAGGCGCTGAACGCCTTCCTCCAGGAGGTCGGCCAGGCCCGGGGCGCGGACCACCGGCTGGATTCGGCCATCAAGGACCTGCTGACCGAGCTCGCCGACCTGGAGGGCATCGAGGCCCGGGCCCGCCGGGTGGTCGAGCGCATGGCCCTGGTGCTCCAGGGGTCGCTGCTGGTGCGGTGGGCCCCGCCGGAGGTGGCGGACGCGTTCTGTGCCTCGCGGCTGGGAGGCGACTGGGGAGCGGCCTTCGGCACGCTGCCGCACAGCCTCGACCTGGGCGCCGTAGTGGAACGGGCGCGGATCACGGGCGGGGAGTAG
- a CDS encoding GAF domain-containing protein: MDAREAARLLKGVRAAALAGDRPPAAPRPEIAESWRRMLAGGVHPDRDARSRMLSAAETEERRHVSPLREILPVLREGLLPALDEALHIMVVADAEGRLLWREGHSSILRKADRLGFAVGADWDEGVVGTNGVGTALVTRRPVQVFSAEHFVSSHHDWTCAGAPVRDPRDGRLLGVVDVSGPLATMHPATLAWVSSVARLAERELRVRHLESLERLRAVAAPLLARLPGRALAVDPNGWTAAVTGLAPVDRVPLPKSFGPGRVWVPQLGDCAVEPLPGGWLLRIAQDRTSTGVTRVVLDLSRAGSWSATVYGAAGSWSQELSPRHAELLFLLAESPRGRSAAELSGELFGDPTRTVTVRAEMSRVRRNLAGVLTHRPYRFTQDVEVEVIRPQDPAALLPHSTAPAVIRARLGRRGPDVIP; the protein is encoded by the coding sequence ATGGACGCACGGGAGGCCGCGCGTCTGCTCAAGGGCGTACGGGCGGCGGCGCTGGCCGGGGACCGTCCCCCGGCCGCGCCGCGCCCGGAGATCGCCGAGTCCTGGCGCCGGATGCTGGCGGGCGGGGTGCACCCGGACCGGGACGCGCGCTCGCGGATGCTGTCGGCCGCCGAGACCGAGGAGCGGCGGCACGTCTCACCGCTGCGGGAGATCCTCCCGGTGCTCCGGGAGGGGCTGCTGCCGGCCCTGGACGAGGCCCTGCACATCATGGTCGTGGCCGACGCGGAGGGGCGGCTGCTGTGGCGGGAGGGCCACTCCTCCATCCTGCGCAAGGCTGACCGGCTCGGCTTCGCGGTGGGGGCCGACTGGGACGAGGGCGTGGTCGGCACGAACGGGGTGGGCACGGCCCTGGTGACCCGGCGGCCGGTCCAGGTGTTCTCGGCGGAGCACTTCGTCTCCAGCCACCACGACTGGACCTGCGCGGGCGCGCCCGTACGGGATCCGCGCGACGGGCGGCTGCTGGGCGTGGTCGACGTGAGCGGCCCGCTGGCCACCATGCACCCGGCGACCCTGGCCTGGGTGAGCTCGGTGGCCCGGCTCGCGGAGCGGGAGCTGCGCGTACGGCACCTGGAGTCGCTGGAGCGGCTGCGGGCGGTGGCGGCCCCGCTGCTGGCCCGGCTGCCGGGGCGGGCCCTCGCCGTGGACCCGAACGGCTGGACGGCGGCCGTGACGGGCCTGGCCCCCGTGGACCGCGTCCCGCTGCCGAAGTCCTTCGGGCCGGGGCGGGTGTGGGTGCCGCAGCTCGGCGACTGCGCGGTGGAGCCGCTGCCCGGCGGCTGGCTGCTGCGGATCGCGCAGGACCGTACGAGCACCGGGGTGACCCGGGTGGTGCTCGACCTCAGCCGGGCGGGGTCCTGGTCGGCGACGGTGTACGGGGCCGCCGGGAGCTGGTCGCAGGAGCTGAGCCCGCGCCACGCGGAGCTGCTGTTCCTGCTGGCGGAGAGCCCGCGGGGGCGCTCGGCGGCGGAGCTGTCCGGGGAGCTGTTCGGTGACCCGACACGCACGGTGACGGTCCGCGCGGAGATGTCCCGGGTACGCCGCAACCTCGCGGGCGTGCTGACCCACCGGCCGTACCGGTTCACGCAGGACGTGGAGGTGGAGGTGATCCGCCCCCAGGACCCGGCCGCGCTCCTCCCCCACTCCACCGCGCCCGCGGTGATCCGGGCCCGCCTGGGCCGCAGGGGGCCGGACGTGATTCCCTGA
- a CDS encoding GNAT family N-acetyltransferase — MSTITLTTWSLEMTSPADLIPATAPGPEITIVRAEVPSPEFSRFLYASVGGDIHWTDRLSLTRDQWVEQLGRPGVETWVAYDRGTPAGYVEFDAQDDGVVEIIYFGLLPDFRGRRIGGHLLSVGVARAWDLGTRWPDREPTRRVWLHTCSQDGPTAMDNYLRRGFKLFETETESKEDTPTPGPWPGA, encoded by the coding sequence ATGAGCACCATCACCCTCACCACCTGGTCCCTGGAAATGACCTCGCCGGCGGACCTGATACCCGCGACCGCGCCGGGCCCGGAGATCACCATCGTCCGGGCGGAGGTCCCCTCTCCCGAGTTCAGCCGCTTCCTGTACGCCTCCGTGGGCGGTGACATCCACTGGACGGACCGGCTGTCCCTGACCCGCGACCAGTGGGTGGAGCAGCTGGGGCGGCCGGGCGTGGAGACGTGGGTGGCGTACGACCGCGGTACGCCGGCGGGGTACGTGGAGTTCGACGCCCAGGACGACGGCGTGGTCGAGATCATCTACTTCGGCCTGCTGCCGGACTTCCGGGGGCGGCGCATCGGGGGGCACCTGCTGTCGGTGGGTGTGGCCCGCGCGTGGGACCTCGGGACCCGTTGGCCGGACCGCGAGCCGACGCGGCGCGTCTGGCTCCACACGTGCAGCCAGGACGGCCCGACGGCGATGGACAACTACCTGCGGCGCGGCTTCAAGCTCTTCGAGACGGAAACGGAATCCAAGGAGGACACTCCGACCCCGGGCCCCTGGCCGGGGGCGTAG
- a CDS encoding putative leader peptide, with amino-acid sequence MNGAGIALVSRRHVDLGRMSSAICPAC; translated from the coding sequence ATGAATGGAGCTGGAATTGCCTTGGTGAGTCGGCGGCACGTCGACCTCGGCCGCATGTCCAGCGCCATCTGTCCGGCGTGCTGA
- a CDS encoding nitrite/sulfite reductase, producing the protein MAATPETPAAAAARRKTGRHRGEGQWAVGHHTPLNGNEQFKKDDDGLNVRTRIETIYSKTGFDSIDPNDLRGRMRWWGLYTQRKPGIDGGKTAILEPEELDDKYFMLRVRIDGGRLTTEQLRVIGEISQEFARGTADLTDRQNVQYHWIRIEDVPEIWRRLEAVGLSTTEACGDTPRVILGSPVAGIAQDEIIDGTPAIDEIYRRIVGNKDFSNLPRKFKSAISGSPLLDVAHEINDIAFVGVNHPEHGPGFDVWVGGGLSTNPKLGVRLGTWVSLDEVPDVYEGVISIFRDYGYRRLRTRARLKFLVADWGPAKFRQVLEDEYLKRKLTDGPAPEQPSGQWRDHVGVHQQQDGKFYVGFAPRVGRVDGATLTKIADVAERHGSGRLRTTAEQKMIVLDIEADQVDSVVSALEALDLRVKPSPFRRGTMACTGIEFCKLAIVETKARGASLIDELERRLPDFAEPLTININGCPNACARIQVADIGLKGQLVLDDDGNQVEGYQVHLGGALGLEAGFGRKVRGLKVTSAGLPDYVERVVTRFENQREDGERFAAWVTRAKDEDLS; encoded by the coding sequence ATGGCCGCCACTCCCGAAACGCCCGCAGCCGCCGCCGCGCGCCGCAAGACAGGCCGTCACCGCGGTGAGGGTCAGTGGGCCGTCGGACACCACACGCCCCTCAACGGCAACGAGCAGTTCAAGAAGGACGACGACGGTCTCAACGTGCGGACACGCATTGAGACGATCTACTCCAAGACGGGCTTCGACTCGATCGACCCCAACGACCTGCGCGGCCGCATGCGCTGGTGGGGCCTCTACACCCAGCGCAAGCCCGGGATCGACGGCGGCAAGACCGCGATCCTGGAGCCGGAGGAGCTGGACGACAAGTACTTCATGCTGCGCGTGCGCATCGACGGCGGCCGGCTGACCACCGAGCAGCTGCGCGTCATCGGCGAGATCTCCCAGGAGTTCGCCCGCGGCACGGCGGACCTCACCGACCGCCAGAACGTGCAGTACCACTGGATCCGGATCGAGGACGTCCCGGAGATCTGGCGCCGCCTCGAGGCCGTCGGGCTGTCCACCACCGAGGCCTGCGGTGACACGCCCCGCGTCATCCTCGGCTCGCCCGTCGCCGGCATCGCGCAGGACGAGATCATCGACGGCACCCCCGCCATCGACGAGATCTACCGCCGCATCGTGGGCAACAAGGACTTCTCCAACCTGCCGCGCAAGTTCAAGTCCGCGATCTCCGGCTCGCCGCTGCTCGACGTGGCGCACGAGATCAACGACATCGCTTTCGTCGGGGTCAACCACCCCGAGCACGGCCCCGGCTTCGACGTCTGGGTCGGCGGCGGCCTCTCCACCAACCCCAAGCTGGGCGTCCGCCTGGGCACTTGGGTCTCGCTCGACGAGGTCCCGGACGTCTACGAGGGCGTCATCTCGATCTTCCGCGACTACGGCTACCGCCGGCTGCGCACCCGCGCCCGCCTGAAGTTCCTCGTCGCCGACTGGGGCCCGGCCAAGTTCCGCCAGGTCCTGGAGGACGAGTACCTGAAGCGGAAGCTCACCGACGGCCCCGCGCCCGAGCAGCCCTCCGGCCAGTGGCGCGACCACGTGGGTGTCCACCAGCAGCAGGACGGCAAGTTCTACGTCGGCTTCGCGCCCCGCGTCGGCCGCGTCGACGGCGCCACCCTGACCAAGATCGCGGACGTCGCCGAGCGGCACGGCTCCGGCCGGCTGCGCACCACCGCCGAGCAGAAGATGATCGTCCTCGACATCGAGGCCGACCAGGTCGACTCGGTGGTCTCGGCCCTGGAGGCGCTCGACCTGCGGGTCAAGCCGTCCCCGTTCCGCCGCGGCACGATGGCCTGCACCGGCATCGAGTTCTGCAAGCTGGCCATCGTCGAGACCAAGGCGCGCGGCGCCTCGCTGATCGACGAGCTGGAGCGCCGCCTGCCGGACTTCGCCGAGCCGCTGACCATCAACATCAACGGCTGCCCGAACGCCTGCGCCCGTATCCAGGTGGCGGACATCGGTCTCAAGGGCCAGCTGGTCCTGGACGACGACGGCAACCAGGTGGAGGGCTACCAGGTCCACCTGGGCGGCGCCCTCGGCCTGGAGGCCGGCTTCGGCCGCAAGGTCCGCGGCCTCAAGGTCACCTCGGCCGGTCTGCCCGACTACGTCGAGCGGGTCGTCACGCGCTTTGAGAACCAGCGCGAGGACGGCGAGCGCTTCGCCGCCTGGGTGACCCGTGCGAAGGACGAGGACCTCTCGTGA
- a CDS encoding phosphoadenylyl-sulfate reductase has protein sequence MTTTQDADLKAVTLKSVAEQAGRDLEDASALEILTWAAETFGKKFAVTSSMEDAVVAHLASRAFPGVDVVFLDTGYHFEETIGTRDAVDAVMDVNVITLTPRQTVAEQDAEYGPKLHDRDPDLCCALRKVKPLEEGLTAYDAWATGLRRDESPTRANTPVVGWDEKRQKVKISPIARWTQDEVDAYVAEHGVLTNPLLMDGYASVGCAPCTRRVAEGEDARAGRWAGRGKTECGLHG, from the coding sequence ATGACCACCACTCAAGACGCGGATCTCAAAGCCGTGACTCTCAAGAGCGTGGCCGAGCAGGCGGGCCGCGACCTCGAGGACGCCTCCGCGCTGGAGATCCTCACCTGGGCGGCCGAGACCTTCGGGAAGAAGTTCGCCGTGACCTCCTCCATGGAGGACGCGGTCGTCGCCCACCTGGCCTCCCGCGCCTTCCCCGGCGTGGACGTGGTCTTCCTCGACACGGGCTACCACTTCGAGGAGACCATCGGCACCCGCGACGCGGTCGACGCGGTGATGGACGTCAACGTCATCACGCTCACCCCGCGGCAGACGGTGGCCGAGCAGGACGCGGAGTACGGACCGAAGCTGCACGACCGCGACCCCGACCTGTGCTGCGCCCTGCGCAAGGTCAAGCCCCTCGAAGAGGGTCTGACCGCGTACGACGCGTGGGCGACGGGCCTGCGCCGCGACGAGTCCCCGACCCGGGCGAACACCCCGGTGGTCGGCTGGGACGAGAAGCGGCAGAAGGTCAAGATCTCGCCGATCGCCCGCTGGACCCAGGACGAGGTGGACGCGTACGTCGCCGAGCACGGCGTGCTCACCAACCCGCTGCTGATGGACGGTTACGCCTCCGTCGGCTGCGCTCCGTGCACGAGGCGTGTCGCGGAGGGCGAGGACGCCCGCGCCGGCCGATGGGCCGGCCGGGGCAAGACCGAGTGCGGACTGCACGGCTGA
- the cysC gene encoding adenylyl-sulfate kinase has protein sequence MSVSDQGATVWLTGLPSAGKTTIAYALAERLRAEGHRVEVLDGDEIREFLSAGLGFSREDRHTNVQRIGFVAELLASNGVKALVPVIAPFADSREAVRKRHAAEGTSYLEVHVATPVEVCSERDVKGLYAKQAAGEISGLTGVDDPYEAPESPDLRIESHTQSVQESASALHALLTERGLA, from the coding sequence ATGAGCGTGAGCGACCAGGGCGCCACCGTGTGGCTGACCGGGCTGCCGAGCGCGGGCAAGACCACGATCGCCTACGCGCTGGCCGAGCGGCTGCGCGCCGAGGGCCACCGCGTGGAGGTGCTCGACGGGGACGAGATCCGCGAGTTCCTCTCCGCCGGCCTCGGCTTCAGCCGCGAGGACCGGCACACCAACGTGCAGCGGATCGGCTTCGTCGCCGAGCTCCTCGCGAGCAACGGCGTCAAGGCGCTGGTACCGGTGATCGCGCCGTTCGCGGACAGCCGTGAGGCCGTCCGCAAGCGGCACGCCGCCGAGGGCACCTCGTACCTGGAGGTCCACGTGGCCACCCCGGTCGAGGTCTGCTCCGAGCGTGACGTGAAGGGCCTGTACGCCAAGCAGGCGGCGGGCGAGATCTCCGGTCTGACCGGGGTCGACGACCCGTACGAGGCACCGGAGTCCCCGGACCTCCGTATCGAGTCGCACACGCAGTCCGTGCAGGAGTCGGCTTCGGCCCTGCACGCGCTGCTCACCGAGAGGGGTCTGGCATGA
- the cysD gene encoding sulfate adenylyltransferase subunit CysD: MTTVAHLHEETDAPYALSHLDALESEAVHIFREVAGEFEKPVILFSGGKDSIVMLHLALKAFAPAPVPFTLLHVDTGHNFPEVLEYRDRTVEKHGLRLHVASVQDYIDAGKLRERPDGTRNPLQTVPLTEAIQSLKFDAVFGGGRRDEEKARAKERVFSLRDEFSQWDPRRQRPELWQLYNGRHAPGEHVRVFPLSNWTELDVWQYISREGIELPEIYFAHEREVFQRNGMWLTAGEWGGAKEGETPETRLIRYRTVGDMSCTGAVDSDAATLDAVIAEIAVSRLTERGATRADDKMSEAAMEDRKREGYF; this comes from the coding sequence ATGACCACGGTCGCCCACCTGCACGAAGAGACCGACGCGCCGTACGCGCTGTCGCACCTCGACGCCCTCGAGTCCGAGGCCGTGCACATCTTCCGCGAGGTGGCGGGCGAGTTCGAGAAGCCGGTGATCCTGTTCTCCGGCGGCAAGGACTCCATCGTCATGCTGCACCTGGCGCTGAAGGCGTTCGCGCCGGCGCCGGTGCCCTTCACCCTCCTGCACGTCGACACGGGGCACAACTTCCCCGAGGTGCTGGAGTACCGCGACCGCACGGTCGAGAAGCACGGTCTGCGCCTGCACGTCGCGTCCGTCCAGGACTACATCGACGCGGGCAAGCTGCGCGAGCGTCCGGACGGCACCCGCAACCCGCTGCAGACCGTCCCGCTGACCGAGGCGATCCAGAGCCTCAAGTTCGACGCCGTCTTCGGCGGCGGCCGCCGCGACGAGGAGAAGGCCCGCGCCAAGGAGCGGGTGTTCAGCCTGCGCGACGAGTTCTCCCAGTGGGACCCGCGCCGCCAGCGCCCCGAGCTGTGGCAGCTCTACAACGGCCGCCACGCGCCCGGCGAGCACGTGCGCGTCTTCCCGCTCTCCAACTGGACCGAGCTGGACGTCTGGCAGTACATCTCCCGCGAGGGCATCGAGCTGCCGGAGATCTACTTCGCCCACGAGCGCGAGGTCTTCCAGCGCAACGGCATGTGGCTGACGGCCGGCGAGTGGGGCGGCGCCAAGGAGGGCGAGACGCCCGAGACGCGTCTCATCCGCTACCGCACCGTCGGTGACATGTCCTGCACCGGCGCCGTCGACTCCGACGCCGCCACGCTGGACGCCGTGATCGCCGAGATCGCCGTCTCCCGCCTCACCGAGCGGGGTGCCACCCGCGCCGACGACAAGATGTCCGAGGCCGCGATGGAAGACCGCAAGCGCGAAGGGTACTTCTAG
- a CDS encoding sulfate adenylyltransferase subunit 1, with product MTSTTEQFADLSATTLLRFATAGSVDDGKSTLVGRLLHDSKSVLTDQMEAVEAVSAQRGQDAPDLALLTDGLRAEREQGITIDVAYRYFATARRRFILADTPGHVQYTRNMVTGASTADLAVVLVDARNGVIEQTRRHAAVAALLRVPHVVLAVNKMDLVGYQESVFAAIAEEFTAYASDLGVPEITAIPISALAGDNVVDVSANMDWYGGPTVLEHLETVPVSHDLTACPARFPVQYVIRPQTAEHPDYRGYAGQIASGVLRVGEAVTVLPSGRTSVIEGIDALGESVDIAWAPQSVTVRLKDDIDISRGDLIAPSASAPATTQDVEATVCHVADQPLAVGARVLLKHTTRTVKAIVKEIPSRLTLDDLSQHPNPGQLVANDIGRVVVRTAEPLALDAYADSRRTGSFLLIDPADGTTLAAGMAGESFASTAETTVQADEEGWDF from the coding sequence ATGACCTCCACCACCGAGCAGTTCGCCGATCTGTCGGCGACCACGCTGCTGCGCTTCGCGACCGCCGGCTCCGTCGACGACGGCAAGTCCACCCTGGTGGGCCGGCTGCTGCACGACTCCAAGTCGGTACTGACCGACCAGATGGAGGCCGTCGAGGCCGTCTCCGCCCAGCGCGGCCAGGACGCCCCCGACCTCGCGCTGCTCACCGACGGCCTGCGGGCCGAGCGTGAGCAGGGCATCACCATCGACGTCGCGTACCGCTACTTCGCCACCGCGCGCCGCCGGTTCATCCTCGCCGACACCCCCGGGCACGTGCAGTACACCCGGAACATGGTCACCGGCGCCTCCACCGCCGACCTGGCCGTGGTCCTGGTCGACGCCCGCAACGGCGTGATCGAGCAGACCCGCCGGCACGCGGCCGTCGCCGCCCTGCTGCGCGTCCCGCACGTGGTGCTGGCCGTCAACAAGATGGACCTCGTCGGCTACCAGGAGTCCGTCTTCGCGGCGATCGCCGAGGAGTTCACCGCGTACGCCTCGGACCTGGGCGTCCCGGAGATCACCGCGATCCCGATCTCGGCGCTGGCCGGGGACAACGTGGTGGACGTGTCGGCGAACATGGACTGGTACGGCGGCCCGACGGTGCTGGAGCACCTGGAGACCGTCCCGGTCAGCCACGACCTCACCGCCTGCCCGGCGCGTTTCCCGGTGCAGTACGTGATCCGTCCGCAGACCGCCGAGCACCCGGACTACCGGGGCTACGCTGGCCAGATCGCCTCCGGCGTGCTGCGGGTCGGCGAGGCCGTCACCGTCCTGCCGTCCGGCCGTACCTCGGTCATCGAGGGCATCGACGCGCTCGGCGAGAGCGTCGACATCGCCTGGGCCCCGCAGTCGGTGACCGTGCGGCTCAAGGACGACATCGACATCTCGCGCGGCGACCTGATCGCGCCGTCCGCGAGCGCCCCGGCCACCACGCAGGACGTCGAGGCGACGGTCTGCCACGTGGCGGACCAGCCCCTGGCCGTCGGCGCCCGGGTGCTGCTCAAGCACACGACGCGCACGGTCAAGGCGATCGTCAAGGAGATCCCCTCGCGGCTGACCCTCGACGACCTGTCCCAGCACCCGAACCCCGGGCAGCTGGTGGCCAACGACATCGGCCGCGTGGTCGTCCGTACCGCCGAGCCGCTCGCGCTCGACGCGTACGCCGACTCGCGCCGCACCGGGTCCTTCCTGCTGATCGACCCGGCCGACGGAACCACCCTCGCCGCGGGCATGGCGGGCGAGTCCTTCGCCTCCACCGCCGAGACCACCGTCCAGGCCGACGAAGAAGGGTGGGACTTCTAG
- a CDS encoding aliphatic sulfonate ABC transporter substrate-binding protein — MPATGNTTRTAPALARSKGLRRGVVAAAALPLLIGTLASCGYGSQAAKSEDKKANVAATDGKKLSASEVRIGYFPNLTHATALVGLQEGLIEKELNGTKIKPQSFNAGPSEIEALNGGSLDIGFIGPSPSINGYVKSKGSNLRIISGSASGGVKLVVNPDKIKTLDDLKGKKIATPQKGNTQDVAFLNWISEKGWTVDPESGKGDVSVVRTDNKVTPDAFKQGSIDGAWVPEPTASKLVSDGGSVLLDETSLWPDKKFVITNIIVSQKFLKEHPDVVEAVLKGTVKTNEWINTNPDKAKASANARLEAEGGKPLDAKVIDPAWPSIAITDDPLATTLKTQADYAVKAKLIEQPDLTGIYDLTLLNKVLKAAGKPEVSDAGLGAK; from the coding sequence GTGCCTGCCACCGGTAACACCACCCGTACTGCCCCTGCCCTTGCCCGTAGCAAGGGCCTGCGCCGCGGCGTCGTCGCCGCCGCCGCGCTGCCGCTGCTGATCGGCACGCTCGCCTCCTGCGGCTACGGCTCCCAGGCCGCGAAGAGCGAGGACAAGAAGGCCAACGTCGCGGCTACCGACGGCAAGAAGCTGTCGGCCTCCGAGGTCCGCATCGGGTACTTCCCGAACCTGACGCACGCCACCGCTCTGGTCGGTCTCCAGGAGGGCCTGATCGAGAAGGAACTGAACGGCACCAAGATCAAGCCGCAGTCCTTCAACGCCGGTCCGTCCGAGATCGAGGCGCTCAACGGCGGCTCTCTCGACATCGGTTTCATCGGCCCCTCGCCCTCGATCAACGGCTACGTCAAGTCCAAGGGCTCCAACCTGAGGATCATCTCCGGTTCGGCCTCCGGCGGCGTCAAGCTGGTCGTGAACCCGGACAAGATCAAAACCCTGGACGACCTCAAGGGCAAGAAGATCGCCACCCCGCAGAAGGGGAACACCCAGGACGTCGCGTTCCTCAACTGGATCTCCGAGAAGGGCTGGACGGTCGACCCGGAGTCCGGCAAGGGCGACGTCTCCGTCGTCCGCACGGACAACAAGGTCACCCCCGACGCCTTCAAGCAGGGCTCGATCGACGGCGCCTGGGTACCCGAGCCCACCGCCTCCAAGCTCGTCTCCGACGGCGGCTCCGTCCTCCTCGACGAGACCTCCCTGTGGCCCGACAAGAAGTTCGTGATCACGAACATCATCGTGTCGCAGAAGTTCCTCAAGGAACACCCGGACGTGGTCGAGGCCGTCCTCAAGGGCACCGTGAAGACCAACGAGTGGATCAACACCAACCCGGACAAGGCCAAGGCCTCCGCGAACGCCAGGCTCGAGGCCGAGGGCGGCAAGCCGCTCGACGCCAAGGTCATCGACCCGGCCTGGCCGAGCATCGCGATCACCGACGACCCGCTGGCCACCACGCTGAAGACGCAGGCCGACTACGCGGTCAAGGCCAAGCTCATCGAGCAGCCCGACCTGACCGGCATCTACGACCTGACGCTCCTGAACAAGGTACTGAAGGCCGCCGGCAAGCCCGAGGTCTCCGACGCCGGCCTCGGCGCCAAGTAA